A region of the Pseudarthrobacter sp. MM222 genome:
CAGGAGCACGATCAGCCCGTAGAAGATGACGAGGAAAACCAGCGGCGGAATAACGGAGCCCATGCCGCCGGATTCCTGCGTCCCCTCGTAGGTGACGGTTTCGATCTGGGCCTTGCCGGCGGCCAGGGTGGACAGCTCCGCTGAATTGATCTTCTGTTCGACGGCGCGGGTCAGCATGGCCTGCGCGACTGCGGCATACTTCCCGTTCTCAAAGATCCCCTTATCCGCCCCGTAAACCCGCACCACCTCAGTGTCCGGGCGGGCAGGAAAGTCGAAGTAGGCCTCCAGCGCCCCGGACTGCACGGCCTGGATGCCGGCCGCGGCGGACTCGGCCGGGCGGGCGCCGAAGAGGGCGGCGTCCTGGGGCGTGATCAGGCCGGAGGCGTCTGTGTAGGAGAGGGTGAACTCAGCGGAACTCTGCGCCTGCGACGCGGTGTCCGTCGTGGTGTTGCTCAGGAAGATCAGCCCGAACACCACCGCCATGACCACCGGGACGGACAGGGTTCCGATCCAGAACCGCCGCTTGGTCACGGTGCGGACGAACTCGAAGCCGATGACGGTTCCGAGATTGTGCTGGGCCACGGCCTTACACCTCGTCCCCCACCAGGGCCGTGGCGGGCGGCGCGGCTGCGGGGGAGGAGCCGGGGGCGTTCTGGTCGCCGTAGACCCGGATGAAGATGTCCTCGAGGGAGACCTTGGTGGTGGTGAAACTGCGCACCCGCACGCCGGCGTCGATCAGGTCCTTGAGGATGGCCGCCTCATCGGTGGTGTCGGTGATGCTCAGCTCGGCGTAGTTGGTTTCCTCGAGCACGACGTCGTAGTGGCGTGAGCGGGGGATGGCACCGCTGTACTTGACCCGGATAATCCTGCCGCCGTACTTGTTTTGCACCTCATCGATGGTCCCGTAGGCTTCGGCGGTGCCGTCCTTGAGCAGGATCACGCGGTCGCAGAGGCGCTCAACCTCTTCCATCTGGTGGGTCACCATCACCACAGTTGCGCCGGCCTGTTTTTGCTCGGCGATGATCTCGATCAGCAGGCGCCGGTTGACCGGGTCGAACCCCTTGGTCGGTTCGTCCAGGATGAGCAGTTCGGGGCGGTTCATGATGGTCACACCGAGCTGGACCTTCTGCTGCTGGCCGCTGGAGAGCTTGTCCAGCAGGGAACCGGCCTTGTCCGCCAGGGCCACCCGCTCGAGGTACTGCAGGGACCACCGGCGGGCCGCGCGCTTCTCCACGCCCTTGAGCCTGCCGAAGTAGGTCATGATGTCGATGACCTTTTCCTTCTTGTACAGGCCGCGTTCCTCCGGGAGGTAGCCCAGCCTGTCCCCGTGCTCGGGCTTGAATTCGCGTCCGTTGATGTGCAGGATGCCCGCGGTGGGCTCGTAGATCCCCAGCAGGGCACGGATCGTCGTCGTCTTCCCGGAGCCGTTGCTGCCCAGGAAACCGAAGGTCTCACCGGCATAAACGTCGAAGGACAGGTCCCGGATCACCGTGGTGTTCCCGAAGTCCATCCGGAAGCCGCTGATGTGGACCCTTGGTTCGTCCATGGCTGCTCCCGCCTGAGCCGGGCCACCGCAGCCCGGCCGTTACTCAATCTGCCTGGCCAGGCCCTGAACCGGGCCTCAGCCCTGCCTAGACCTACACTGCGGGGAAGTGCGGGTGGCGCCGGTGCGAGGGGGTGGGGACGCCGGGCCTGTTCCTGCCTGTCCCGCCCCAGGCGTTGGTGCGGGTCTCCCTGATCAGGCCGGTGCCGGCGCACTCGCGCACAGCCATGATGCCGTCAGCGGCCGCGCGCTTGTCTGCGTAGGCCTTCGAAATGGCCAAAACCGTACCGTCCGCCCCGAGCAGGCGGAACCGGACGTTCGACTCGGCGTCGGTGTAAATCTCGAATTGTCCTGCCATTGTTCTGTCCCTTCGCGCAACCACCGCGGGCGGGTCTGGCACGTCCCTGTGCCGATGCCGTTTTCTCGACAGGTCCCCCGGTGCTCCTGACAAGCCTGCCCCGAGGGCCAGGGCCGGGTAAGGGGCGAAAGTCCCGATGTCCCGCCCAGGAGGGGCGATACATTGGAGCATGGCTGAGTTGCAGGACGACGATTCCGGGGAGCGAGTTCGGCTGACGGCGAGGGCGGACGGCAGGGTGCAGGCCGTCGGCTTCCGGTACTGGACCGTGCGTAAGGCGGCGGAGCTCGGGCTGACCGGCACCGTCCGGAACAACGACGACGGTTCGGTTGGCATCGTGGCGGAGGGACCGCAGACGGCGGTACTTGAGTTCCGGCGATGGCTGCGCTCGCCGGCAGCGCCGGGACGCGTGACCAACGTGGAGGAACGGGTCTCGCCGGCCACCGGAGAGTTCAAGGACTTCGACGTCGCGTATTGAGCCCGTCAGCCACGGCTCACTCCCGTGACCGGCTGAGCAGCCCGTGCTCCACCACCGCCGGCAGGGACAGGGTCTTGTACCCCTCCTGCTCGAACAACACGGTGATGACATCGTCCTCATGCCGCATCACCAGGCCCGGGCCCCACTCCTTGTGGACCACGCCGGACTGGAGCGGAAACAGCTGGGAGCTGTCGTCCGCTTCGGCCGCTGCGCCGTCGCCGTCGCCCTCCTGTGTACCGGCGGACGAAGCGGCGGCGTCGGTGCAGCTGTCGCAGTTGCCACAGCCCTCGGGAAGGTCCTCGCCGAAGTAGCCCAGCAGGTACTGGCGGCGGCAGCCGTCGGTCTCGGCGTAGCCGCGCACCATCTCGATCCGGGAGTGGTCCATCCGCTGCCGGGCTTCGGCGAGTTCGACGGCGGCGGCCACCACCTTAGGCAGCTTCGCGCCGGCGTCGAGCTTGACGCCGCGCTTTCCCACCTTGACTCCCCGCGTCTCCTGGAGCTGGTTGAGCAGGCCGGTCAGCCTGCGGGGAGAGAATCCGGTTGACTCCGCCAGAGCGGCCTTGCTCAGCGGGCCGTCGGAGCGGTGGAGGGCGGAAAGGACGGTCAGCAGCGAGTCTTCGTCCGGGCTGTGGGTGCCGAAGAACCGGCGCAGGCCGAGGTCCTCGGACCGGTAATGCAAAACAGCCAGGGCAGGTTCGCCGTCGCGGCCGGCGCGGCCGATTTCCTGGTAGTAGCTGTCCAGCGACTCGGTGATGTCAGCATGGACCACAAACCGGACGTTGGGCTTGTCGATGCCCATGCCGAAGGCCGTCGTCGCGACCACCACGTCCAGCTGGTCGTCCATGAACAGCTCGTAGACGCGCTCGCGGTCCTCTTTGCTTCGCCCCGCGTGATAGGCCTCGGCGCGCAATCCGCGTTTGACCAGTTTCTCCGCGTACTTCTCTGTGTCCTTGCGTTTGGCCGCGTAGACAAGACCGGGTCCAACGAGCCCGCGGATCGAGCCGGACACCAGAGCCGAAACCTGTTCGACGACGGCCCGGCGCTTGGCCTTGTCCTCCTGGTGTCGGATGACCTCGAGCCGGATGTTGGGCCGGTCGAAGCCATGGACCAGCACCAGCGGGTCCTTCATCTGCAGCCGCTTCCGGATCTCCTCGCGCACCGGCCGGGCCGCGGTTGCGGTGAGCGCCGCTACCGGCGGATTGCCAAGCCTGCTGTGGACGGCGCCCAGCCCGAGGTAGTCAGGCCTGAAGTCGTGGCCCCAGGAGGAGACACAGTGCGCCTCGTCAACGACGAACAACGATATGTTGAGGGCCGCGAGCCGGTCCACGGTGGCTTCTTTGGCCAGCTGTTCCGGGGCGAGGAAGACGAAGGCGGCGCTGCCGCTCTCCGCGGCCTGCCAGGCTTCCTCCAGCTCGGCGGCGCTGTGGTGGGAGTTGATGGCTACCGCCGTCTGCGGGCCAAGGCGGGTGTTGAGGCTGTCGAGCTGGTCTTCCTGCAGGGCGATCAAAGGGGAGACCACGACGGCGAGGCCGGGCCGGTCAGTGCCGCCCTCCCGCTGGCGGATCGCCAACGCCGCGACCTGGTAGACGGCGGACTTGCCGTAGCCGGTCGGCATGACCGCCAGGACGTCACGGCCCGCGGCGAGCGCGGCCATGCCGGCAAGCTGTCCCTCGCGGAGGTGCGGCAGGTCAAAGGTTTCGGCAGCAAACCGGCGCAGTTCGGCGGAGGATTTCTGCTCTGCGGGTGGGGGAGGAGTGGCGGTCGAAGGGGAGTCGACGGCAGGGTCTTCAATGGCCTTGGTCATGGCGGTGCTCCGGTAAGGGACGTTCCGTGGCCGGTTGGCTTCAGCCGTTCCACTAGCCTAACGCCGATTGCCCGGCCGTGTCCGGGACGAGCGCGCATGTTGGGGCCGAAGGATCCTCGGCACGGCGGCCGATTCTAGGTACGGTGGGCCCATGCAAAAGATTTCGATCGACGCCCTGGCCCGACAGCAGATCGCGGCAGCTGTGGCGGCTCCGAGCGGGCGGGCCGCCGACACGGTATTCGGCGGCCACGAAAAAGTGCTTCGGCAAACCGTCATGGCGTTCCGGGCGGGAACCCAGCTCAGCGAGCACCTGAATCCCGGTGAGGCCACCGTGTTTGTGCTCCGTGGCTGCGTGCGGCTGCAGGCAGGCAACGAGTCCTGGCAGGGAAAGGCCGGAGACCTCCTGATTGTGCCGGACGGGCTTCACAGCCTGGAAGCAGAGGAGGACTCGGCGATCCTCATGACGGTGGGGAAGACGGACCGCTAGGTCGACCAGCCCCGGGGATCAGCGCGTGGGCGGGCCACGCTCAAATGCGGGCGCCTAATTGCGCCGTGCCCACAGCTGCAGCCATACGAGCAGACGCGTTTCGGCGTCGTCCAGGTCGATCCCGAAGAGGGATTCCACCCGCGACAAGCGGTACCGGACCGTGTTGACGTGCACGTCCAGGGACTTTGCGGCCTCGATCGCGTTGCCGCCGCAGCTGAGGTAGGCGTGGATGGTCTCCTCGAAAGCCTTTTTATGCTGTTGGTCGTATTCCGCGATCCTGAGCGCGATGGCGCCGGGCAGTTGGCCCGCCGTCGTCAAGGAGGACACCATCCGGCGCAACTGCAGGCGGGAGCCGAGGGAGTCGTCGTCCGCGACCACGTCATCCGAATCCGCGGAGATACGGCCTTCGGTGACGTTGCGGACCAGCTCGGACAGAACCAGTTCCGCGTTGACTCGGGACTGCGCCAAGCGGTCGATCGGGGCTGCCGTACCGAGCGCCGCCAGGACCGGGCGCGCGAGAAGCCGCCGTGCGTTCTGCACTATTTTCAGGAGCGCGGTTCGCTGGAATTGCCGTGAGGACTCGGTGGTCTGCGGCAGGACAATATAAACAATGTTGTCCGAGAGCCCGCAGACCGCCGACGGCAGCCGGATGGCGCAGGCGGTCCGGACGGTGTCGAAAAGCCGGAGGCGCGATTGCAGGGTCTCGGCCGCTATCGCGTCGGCGGGCCAGATCCCCAGGGCTGCAACGCGGACGGACCCGGCCGAGATTCCCAGCCTGATGGCGGCAAGCTCGGCGCGTTCCGGCTCGAACAGTAGCGGCTGGACCAGATCTATCTGGCGGGTCAGGTTTGAGACATAGGTCGTTCGTTTATGCAGGATGTGGAGCGCCGCAACGTTGGCGGCCTCCCGCAGGATCCGGTCCGCACCCTCGTTGGAGTGCTCCGCGAGTTCAAGGAGCCAGAGCGAGCCCAGAACGGCGTCGCCGGCCCGGATGGCGATAGCGGTCCGGCGAAGCAGCGGATCCTCCGTCGCCACGTTCAACGGGTTACTGGAGGCGTGGACACGTCGGTAATCCCTGTCCGTTTCCACGGAATGCGGCACATGCAGCCGCAGGATGGAACTCCGGCGGGTCTCATCGATGGGCTGGTCGGGGAGTGTTGAGTACGCCAGAATCGTCTGTTCGGGGTCGGCGATCGCGATGGCACCGCCGGCCTGGGCCGCAACTGTATTTGCCAGATCGAACAGGTCGCCGGGCCGGATGTCCACCAGCGTGCGCCCCGACTGGCGGTGCGGGATGACGGCGGCGTCCATGATCTCCGCGAGCTGATGCCACGGAACAGAGTCTGACGCCCGGAAGAGGGCCATCCCCGTTTCCCGGGCGGCCGCCCGGAGCGATTCATCGGAGGCGCCGTTGGTCTTGTAGACCACAGCCACGTAACCCGCCTCGCTGAGCTCCCGGATCTTCGCGCGCAGACGCTTGCCGGACAGCGACAATCCGATGGCCAGGGCCACGGCGCCCGGGAACCTGGCGGGCGGGGCGGTCGAGTCGTAGAGAACCGAGCCAGCAACAAGCTGCCGGCTGTCGGCCGGCATTTCAATGAGGCTGAGAATTTCCGAACCGGCCGAGCGGGCCACGTCCGCCAGGGTGGGCAGGGCATGCCCCGCCGCCGGAGCGGCCGTCATCGATTCACGGCACGTTGCGTTTGGTAGTTGCTACTAATGACTGGCCCCTCAATTTGTCGCGATCTCCATAGTGGCGCGGAGTTTCAGTTCCTACGCTGAACCATAACGCAGGACAGCAAACGGAAGGCCCTCCTTGAAAATTAGCGAAGCCCGGCAGCTCATTCAGGTCAAGGCCCCCGTGTTTTCCCGACGACGGCGCGTGCTCGCCAACGCTTTCAACGTGGAGGAGTACCGGCAAGCAGCGCGGAAGGTATTGCCGGCGGGGATATTTGACTATCTGGACGGCGGATCCGAAGACGAGGTGACGCTCCGCCGCAACCGGGCGGTCTTCGACTCCTGGGCGCTCATGCCCAGCTGGGGTCCTGTGTCCGGGCCGGATACCGCTACCACCCTCCTTGGCAAAGACAGCGCCCTCCCGCTCACCCTGACCCCGACAGGCGCGACCCGGCTGTTCCACCCCGAAGGTGAGCTGGCTGTCGCGGCTGCCGCGGACCGTGCCCGGATCCCCTATGGTCTGGCCGGCCTGAGCACGGTGCTGATGGAGACGGTCGCGGAGCGCCACCCGTCCCTCGACCGCTGGTTCAACTTTGGGCTCACCTCGGACGCGAAAGCGCTGAAGGCGAAGCTGGCGCGCTGCGAGGCGGCCGGGTTCAACACGCTGATAGTCGGCGTCGATACGCGGGCATTGGGTTCGCGGGAACGGGACCTCCACAATGGATTCACCGCCCCGCCGGCGCTGACGCTCTCCACCATCGCGGACATCGCCCGGCATCCAAACTGGTGGGTAAATTTCCTGACCTCGGACGGCATCAGTTTCCCCAACCTGGATCCGCGCAGCGCCGCCGCCTCCTCCATGGTCACCCCGTCCATGTGGCAGCACATCCTGGGCCACTCGGATGCGACCAGTGGATGGCCGGAACTGGAGGCCTTGCGCCAGGCCTGGAGCGGGAAGATCGTGCTCAAGGGCTGTGTTAACCCGGCCGACGTCGCGAAGGCTGCTGGTATTGGTGTGGATGCCGTCCAGTTGAGTAATCATGGCGGCCGCCAGCTGGATCACATGCTGAGCCCGATGGATGTCCTGCAGGAATCCCGGCAGCGGGTGGGTGATTCGGTCGAGATCTACGTGGACTCCGGCGTCCGCCGGGGAAGCGACATCCTCAAGGCCCTGGCGCTTGGAGCCGACGCCTGCTCGATCGGACGGGCCTACCTCTATGGCTTGGTGGCGGCCGGAGCGCCCGGTGTCGAGCGCGTCATCGAGATTTTCGCGGATGAACTCCGGCGTACGATGACGCTAGTAGGAGTTTCCAGTATTCCCGAATTGAAGGCGCGTGGGGGTGAAATTATTCGCGACATCCGTCATTCCCCGGAAATTCTTGAAACGACCGTCTCCCTGCAATAACTATTTTCGAATTAGCACACCGTGCCTTCCCGCAGCGTCGCGGGAGACCCCACAAATCCCCGAACAGCTAAAGGAAACCATGCGCACTCGCTACCTGCTTCCCGTTCTCACCGTAGTCACGGCAATGTCGCTTTCGGGCTGCGTGAACAACAGCGAACCGGCCTCCACCGCGGCAGCGTCCGGAACGGCCGACGCCGTCACCGTGAAAAAGAACGACTCCATCGCGGCGTCGCTTCCCGAGAAGATCAAGTCCGCGGGTGTCCTTAACGTCGGTATGGCCAACAATTACCCGCCCAACGAGTTCAAGGACGAGAACGGTGCACCTGCCGGCTGGGCCGTGGACCTGACCAAGGCCCTGGGCGACGTGCTCGGCCTGAAGGTCAACTTCGACATCGGTACTTTCGACAACATCCTCCCGTCCGTGAAGGCCGGAAAGGACGACCTGGGCGTGTCCTCCTTCACCGACACCCTGGAACGCGAAAAGCAGGTGGATTTCGTGAACTACTACTCCGCCGGAATCCAGTGGGCCGCCCCGAAGGGTAAGACCGTTGACCCCGAGAACGCCTGCGGGCTCAAAGTCGCCGTCCAGGCCACCACCTACCAGGACACGCACGAGGTGCCCGCGAAGTCCAAGGCCTGCACCGACGCCGGAAAGCCGGCCATCGAAATCTTCAAGTACGACGCACAGGACCAGGCGACCAACGCCCTCACCGTTGGGCAGGTCGACGCCATGAGCGCCGACTCGCCGGTGACCCTTTACGCGATCTCCAAGACCAAGGACAAGCTGCAGACCGCCGGCGACGCCTTCGAGGTTGCGCCGTACGGGATGCCCGTGGCCAAGGACAGCGCCTTCACTCCGGTCCTCCAGAAGGCACTCCAGGCGCTGATCGACGACGGCACCTACAACAAGATCCTGTCCAAGTGGGGCGTCGAGTCCGGCGGGGTCAAGACGGCAACACTCAACGTGGCAGCCAAAGGGTAACCAGACATGAGCGAGCCGAAAACCGACAGAATGACCGGGGCCGGGCCCGGCCGTTCGTCCCGGGCGGGCGGCGGGACAGTCGAGGAACCGACGCCGATCGTCGCCGTCCCGCTGCGGCACCCGTGGCGGATCCTGGTGGCCGTGGTCCTGGTCCTGATGCTCGCGGTCTTCGTGCTGGACGCCGCCCAACGTCCGGACTACGGCTGGCCCGAGGTTGGGAAGTACATCTTCGACCGCCGGATCAGCCAGGCAGCCTGGGTGACACTGTCGCTGACGGTCTACGCCATGGTGGGTGCCATCGTTCTGGGCCTGCTGCTGGCCATCATGCGGCTTTCGCCGAACCCGGTGCTGCGGAGTGTGGCCTGGTTGTACATCTGGGTGTTCCGCGGGACCCCGGTTTACGTGCAGCTTGTCTTCTGGGGCATCGTGGCGTTGATCTACCCGGTGTTCACCTTAGGCATCCCGTTCATGACGCCGTGGGTGACCATCCCGAATGAGATCTTCACCAACCTGTTCATCACCGCAGTGATCGGGCTGGCGCTTAATGAGGCCGCCTACATGTCCGAGATTGTGCGCGCGGGGCTGTTGTCCGTGGACCAGGGCCAGGAGGAAGCCTCGACGGCGCTGGCCATGTCCTGGGGACAGACCATGCGGTATGTCGTGGTTCCGCAGGCCATGAAGATCATCATTCCCCCCACCGGCAATGAGGTGATCTCGATGCTCAAGACCACCTCCCTGGTGGCGGCGATTCCCTTGAGCGTTGACCTCTATGGCGTGTCCCGGGGCATCTCCGCCGTGACGTTCACGCCGGTACCGCTGCTGATCGTGGCGTCCCTCTGGTACCTGCTCTTCACGTCCGCCCTGATGGTGGGCCAGCACTTCATTGAAAAGCGGTTCTCCCGGGGAACCGGACGGCTCAAGACCGGCAAAGAACCGGCATCGCCGGAGCCGGCCCCGACGGCGGTTCCGGGCACCGTTCCGGGCGGGCCGCTTGGCACAGACTTTGGAGGAAAGGGATGACGGACATGCCAATGGTCCTTGCAGACCGGGTTTCGAAGAACTTCGGCGCCAACAGGGTGCTCCGCGGCATCAGTCTGGAGGTCAACGCGGGTGAAGTGCTCTGCATCGTGGGGCCCAGCGGTTCGGGGAAATCCACGTTCCTGCGGTGCATCAACCACCTGGAACGGGTGGATGCGGGGCGGCTCTCGGTCGACGGGCAGCTGGTCGGCTACCGCCAGAAGGGGGACAAGCTCTACGAACTGAAGCTCAAGGAAGCGGCCCTGCAACGCCAGGAAATCGGAATGGTGTTCCAGCGCTTCAACCTGTTCCCGCACCTGACGGCCGTGGAGAACATCATCCTGGCTCCGATGCGGGTGAAGCGGCTGTCCAAGGCCGCCGCCACTGCCCGGGCCAGGGAACTGCTGGAACGTGTGGGCCTGGGCGACAAGGGAGACCACTACCCGGCGCATCTGTCGGGCGGACAGCAGCAGCGCGTGGCGATTGCCCGCGCCCTCGCCATGGACCCGAAGCTGATGCTCTTCGATGAACCGACGAGCGCGCTGGACCCGGAACTGGTGGGTGAGGTCCTCGACGTCATGAAGGAGCTGGCCCGGACCGGCATGACCATGATCGTGGTGACGCACGAGATGGGGTTCGCCCGGGAGGTGGCGGACACGCTGGTCTTCATGGATGAGGGCGTAGTGGTGGAGGCCGGACCACCGCGGCAGGTCCTCAGCGATCCGCAGCATGACCGAACCAAGGCGTTCCTCTCCAAGGTCCTGTGACTCCGAGGGGCCTGTGGCTCCGGCGGCTGACACGGAGCTCTGATCGGCAGCAACGGGGGACATGCTCATTCTTCGCGGCCACGCTGAGGGGACATGCTCATTCTTCGCGGGCGTGTTGGGGAAACATGCTCATAGTTGGCCGCCACGACTGGACATGATGCCACTATGTCCATCGCACACGTCCGCCCCGGGACATGCTCATTCTTCGCGGGGGTGTCCACGGGGCATGCTCATTCTTTGCGGCCACTTTGAAGGGACATGCTCATTCTTCGCGGCCACGACCGGACATTGTGCCCCCGCTGCAGTCATGGGACAGACTGTTGCCGTGAGCAACTCTCCCCAAACCGGCCTCGCCGTTGCCGGTCTTAGCCTCGGCACGGCGCTGAACCCGCTGAACTCCTCCATGATCGCCGTCGCCCTCGTGGTGCTGCGCGCCGATTTCGGGCTCGACGTCGCCACGGTCACCTGGGTGATCACAGCGTTCTACCTCACGTCCGCGGCGGGTCAGCCGCTCATGGGCAGGCTGGCGGACCGCTTTGGCCCGCGCAGGCTGTTCATGTTCGGCATGGCCCTGGTAACGGTGACGTGCGCGGTCGCCCCCTTCACGCCAAACTTCGCTCTTCTCTGCGTGGCACGTGCCTTCATGGCCCTCGGCACCGCGACAGCCTACCCGAGCGCCGTCGTTCTGGTCGGGGCGTTGGCGCGGCAGGCAAACGTGAAGTCCACGCAGCCT
Encoded here:
- a CDS encoding ABC transporter ATP-binding protein produces the protein MDEPRVHISGFRMDFGNTTVIRDLSFDVYAGETFGFLGSNGSGKTTTIRALLGIYEPTAGILHINGREFKPEHGDRLGYLPEERGLYKKEKVIDIMTYFGRLKGVEKRAARRWSLQYLERVALADKAGSLLDKLSSGQQQKVQLGVTIMNRPELLILDEPTKGFDPVNRRLLIEIIAEQKQAGATVVMVTHQMEEVERLCDRVILLKDGTAEAYGTIDEVQNKYGGRIIRVKYSGAIPRSRHYDVVLEETNYAELSITDTTDEAAILKDLIDAGVRVRSFTTTKVSLEDIFIRVYGDQNAPGSSPAAAPPATALVGDEV
- a CDS encoding YegP family protein; translation: MAGQFEIYTDAESNVRFRLLGADGTVLAISKAYADKRAAADGIMAVRECAGTGLIRETRTNAWGGTGRNRPGVPTPSHRRHPHFPAV
- a CDS encoding acylphosphatase, which encodes MAELQDDDSGERVRLTARADGRVQAVGFRYWTVRKAAELGLTGTVRNNDDGSVGIVAEGPQTAVLEFRRWLRSPAAPGRVTNVEERVSPATGEFKDFDVAY
- a CDS encoding RecQ family ATP-dependent DNA helicase, translated to MTKAIEDPAVDSPSTATPPPPAEQKSSAELRRFAAETFDLPHLREGQLAGMAALAAGRDVLAVMPTGYGKSAVYQVAALAIRQREGGTDRPGLAVVVSPLIALQEDQLDSLNTRLGPQTAVAINSHHSAAELEEAWQAAESGSAAFVFLAPEQLAKEATVDRLAALNISLFVVDEAHCVSSWGHDFRPDYLGLGAVHSRLGNPPVAALTATAARPVREEIRKRLQMKDPLVLVHGFDRPNIRLEVIRHQEDKAKRRAVVEQVSALVSGSIRGLVGPGLVYAAKRKDTEKYAEKLVKRGLRAEAYHAGRSKEDRERVYELFMDDQLDVVVATTAFGMGIDKPNVRFVVHADITESLDSYYQEIGRAGRDGEPALAVLHYRSEDLGLRRFFGTHSPDEDSLLTVLSALHRSDGPLSKAALAESTGFSPRRLTGLLNQLQETRGVKVGKRGVKLDAGAKLPKVVAAAVELAEARQRMDHSRIEMVRGYAETDGCRRQYLLGYFGEDLPEGCGNCDSCTDAAASSAGTQEGDGDGAAAEADDSSQLFPLQSGVVHKEWGPGLVMRHEDDVITVLFEQEGYKTLSLPAVVEHGLLSRSRE
- a CDS encoding cupin domain-containing protein, which gives rise to MQKISIDALARQQIAAAVAAPSGRAADTVFGGHEKVLRQTVMAFRAGTQLSEHLNPGEATVFVLRGCVRLQAGNESWQGKAGDLLIVPDGLHSLEAEEDSAILMTVGKTDR
- a CDS encoding PucR family transcriptional regulator, whose translation is MTAAPAAGHALPTLADVARSAGSEILSLIEMPADSRQLVAGSVLYDSTAPPARFPGAVALAIGLSLSGKRLRAKIRELSEAGYVAVVYKTNGASDESLRAAARETGMALFRASDSVPWHQLAEIMDAAVIPHRQSGRTLVDIRPGDLFDLANTVAAQAGGAIAIADPEQTILAYSTLPDQPIDETRRSSILRLHVPHSVETDRDYRRVHASSNPLNVATEDPLLRRTAIAIRAGDAVLGSLWLLELAEHSNEGADRILREAANVAALHILHKRTTYVSNLTRQIDLVQPLLFEPERAELAAIRLGISAGSVRVAALGIWPADAIAAETLQSRLRLFDTVRTACAIRLPSAVCGLSDNIVYIVLPQTTESSRQFQRTALLKIVQNARRLLARPVLAALGTAAPIDRLAQSRVNAELVLSELVRNVTEGRISADSDDVVADDDSLGSRLQLRRMVSSLTTAGQLPGAIALRIAEYDQQHKKAFEETIHAYLSCGGNAIEAAKSLDVHVNTVRYRLSRVESLFGIDLDDAETRLLVWLQLWARRN
- a CDS encoding alpha-hydroxy acid oxidase gives rise to the protein MKISEARQLIQVKAPVFSRRRRVLANAFNVEEYRQAARKVLPAGIFDYLDGGSEDEVTLRRNRAVFDSWALMPSWGPVSGPDTATTLLGKDSALPLTLTPTGATRLFHPEGELAVAAAADRARIPYGLAGLSTVLMETVAERHPSLDRWFNFGLTSDAKALKAKLARCEAAGFNTLIVGVDTRALGSRERDLHNGFTAPPALTLSTIADIARHPNWWVNFLTSDGISFPNLDPRSAAASSMVTPSMWQHILGHSDATSGWPELEALRQAWSGKIVLKGCVNPADVAKAAGIGVDAVQLSNHGGRQLDHMLSPMDVLQESRQRVGDSVEIYVDSGVRRGSDILKALALGADACSIGRAYLYGLVAAGAPGVERVIEIFADELRRTMTLVGVSSIPELKARGGEIIRDIRHSPEILETTVSLQ
- a CDS encoding ABC transporter substrate-binding protein — its product is MRTRYLLPVLTVVTAMSLSGCVNNSEPASTAAASGTADAVTVKKNDSIAASLPEKIKSAGVLNVGMANNYPPNEFKDENGAPAGWAVDLTKALGDVLGLKVNFDIGTFDNILPSVKAGKDDLGVSSFTDTLEREKQVDFVNYYSAGIQWAAPKGKTVDPENACGLKVAVQATTYQDTHEVPAKSKACTDAGKPAIEIFKYDAQDQATNALTVGQVDAMSADSPVTLYAISKTKDKLQTAGDAFEVAPYGMPVAKDSAFTPVLQKALQALIDDGTYNKILSKWGVESGGVKTATLNVAAKG
- a CDS encoding amino acid ABC transporter permease, whose product is MSEPKTDRMTGAGPGRSSRAGGGTVEEPTPIVAVPLRHPWRILVAVVLVLMLAVFVLDAAQRPDYGWPEVGKYIFDRRISQAAWVTLSLTVYAMVGAIVLGLLLAIMRLSPNPVLRSVAWLYIWVFRGTPVYVQLVFWGIVALIYPVFTLGIPFMTPWVTIPNEIFTNLFITAVIGLALNEAAYMSEIVRAGLLSVDQGQEEASTALAMSWGQTMRYVVVPQAMKIIIPPTGNEVISMLKTTSLVAAIPLSVDLYGVSRGISAVTFTPVPLLIVASLWYLLFTSALMVGQHFIEKRFSRGTGRLKTGKEPASPEPAPTAVPGTVPGGPLGTDFGGKG
- a CDS encoding amino acid ABC transporter ATP-binding protein, coding for MTDMPMVLADRVSKNFGANRVLRGISLEVNAGEVLCIVGPSGSGKSTFLRCINHLERVDAGRLSVDGQLVGYRQKGDKLYELKLKEAALQRQEIGMVFQRFNLFPHLTAVENIILAPMRVKRLSKAAATARARELLERVGLGDKGDHYPAHLSGGQQQRVAIARALAMDPKLMLFDEPTSALDPELVGEVLDVMKELARTGMTMIVVTHEMGFAREVADTLVFMDEGVVVEAGPPRQVLSDPQHDRTKAFLSKVL